The genomic region GGATATTCTGCGTCAATGGCATGATGTAGATCCACAACGAAAGCTCAAAAAATAAAGAGAGGGGCCTGCTCATGCAGGCCCCTCTCTTTATTTCCCTGTGATTTTAAACTCTGTGCGGCGGTTGAGCTGCCGGCCGGCCTCCGTTGTGTTGGGTGCTACGGGCTGAGTGTCGCCGTAGCCCGCGGCGGTGAGACGGTTGGCGGCTACGCCATGCTGAGTGAGATAATCTACCACCGCTTTGGCGCGACGCTGGCTCAGGTCTTGGTTGTAGTCGGCTTTGCCTACGTTGTCGGTATGGCCGGATATCTCCAGGCGGAGGGTAGGGGCCTCGGCCAAGAGTTTCTGCAGGCGCTCCAGCTCCGCTGTGCTTTCGGGACGAAGGGAAGCTTTGCCAAAATCGAAGAAGATGTTGTTTAAGACCACCTTCACGCCGAGGTCTGCTTTTTTCAGAGCAATATCTTTTACCACTTCAGCATAGGCGGCACCCGCTGGCACGTCAAAGTTTTCGGAGTGGAACAGGTAGCCATCCTGCCGCACCACGATACCATAATTCACGCCGGAAGGCAACGATACCAGATAGCGGCCTGATTGCGCGTTGGCTCGGAAAGCAGCAATAGTCTGATTCAGCACATTATCTACTACCTCAATAGTCGCCTCCACGGGTTGATGCGTCGCGTCATCTGTCACGGTACCTTTCAGAATAGTAACCTGCGCCGTGGCGATGGGTAGAGCTGCGGCGAGTAGAGTTTCCTTTACCGGTTGCGCCCGTGAGGCTAACAGCTGGTCTTCCTGACTGAGCATAGGAGACTTTTCAGGACCAAGAAACGTAATTTGATAGATGTCCTTGGAGCCCAGCCCATCTTCCCGGAAGGAGGAGTAATAGCCATGCCGCCCCGAAGCCGAAATGACAAAAAATACGTCGTCGTCGGGGGTATTAATGGGCCAGCCTAGGTTTTCGGGTTTGCTCCACTGTCCATTTTCATATACCGATTTAAAAATGTCGTAGCCGCCCATCGAGTTGTGACCCTCGGAGGAGAAGTACATCGTTTTGCCATCGGGATGCAGGTATACGCCCTCTTCGCCATACGGAGTATTAATAACAGGACCCAAATTTTGCGCGGGGCCACGACCTTCGGGCTGGATGCGGTAGATATCGCGCCCGCCCAGGCCACCTTCCTTGTCCGTCACAAAATAAAGTGTGCGACCATCGGGCGAGTAAGACGCTGACGACTCGTGCCCGCGGCTGTTGATGCGTGAGCCCAACTTCTGCGGTTTGCGCCACTCGGTGCCATGCAACTCGCTTTCGTGCAGGTCGCCGCCGTTGTCTTCTACATATACTAGGAGGCGCTGCCCGTCGGGCGCAAGGCCCACGGTAGC from Hymenobacter aerilatus harbors:
- a CDS encoding OmpA family protein yields the protein MLTLTTQAQNVEFSKDRFGNDKEGLKAAQRELKEGDEWYDMDPSRYEQALPHYLAAQKFNPDNAQLNLKIGDCYLHSGFKPKALAYLQKAYKLNPDVDPTIHYLLGRGLHLNARWQEAIKEYKAAQPNASSKDKAAWATDIQKKIKECENGQQLMRKPARVFIDNAGDGVNSPYPDYGPVISADESVILFTSRRATSTGGQKDSETGGFFEDIYQSTRLPNGQWSQAINLGTPINTDGHDATVGLAPDGQRLLVYVEDNGGDLHESELHGTEWRKPQKLGSRINSRGHESSASYSPDGRTLYFVTDKEGGLGGRDIYRIQPEGRGPAQNLGPVINTPYGEEGVYLHPDGKTMYFSSEGHNSMGGYDIFKSVYENGQWSKPENLGWPINTPDDDVFFVISASGRHGYYSSFREDGLGSKDIYQITFLGPEKSPMLSQEDQLLASRAQPVKETLLAAALPIATAQVTILKGTVTDDATHQPVEATIEVVDNVLNQTIAAFRANAQSGRYLVSLPSGVNYGIVVRQDGYLFHSENFDVPAGAAYAEVVKDIALKKADLGVKVVLNNIFFDFGKASLRPESTAELERLQKLLAEAPTLRLEISGHTDNVGKADYNQDLSQRRAKAVVDYLTQHGVAANRLTAAGYGDTQPVAPNTTEAGRQLNRRTEFKITGK